GGGCCTGGGCCAGATCATCGACGACGAGGTCAGGTTGGGCGAGGTAGCCAGCGTGCAGTGCATCCCCGTTCGTTGGAAGGACCAGCTGGTGGGCATCCTCACCCGAGAGTCGGCCCCTTCGGTGGGCCGCCGCCCGGGTGAGCTGGAGCGGGTCTACGTCGAGATCTTCGACCGGTTCGCCCGCATGATCGCGGCCGGGGAGTACCCCTTCGAGGCCGACGACACGGGGTCCAACGAGGCCCCCCGGGTCGGTGACGGCGTGGCCCGCCTCGACGCCACCGGCCGGGTCGACTACGCCTCGCCCAACTTTGTGTCCGCCCTGCACCGCATGGGCCTGCACGGCAACGCCCGTGACGCCCGCCTGGCCGAGGTCGGCATGGACGAGTCGGCGGTGCGGGCCGCCTTCGCGATCGGGCTGCCCATCACCGAGGAGATCGAGCGCAACGACGTCGTGCTGCTCGTGCGGTGCATCCCCCTGCTGGAGAGGGGCCGGGTGGCAGGTGCAGTGGTGGCCGTGCGCGATGTGTCCGACCTGCGGCGCCGGGACCGGCTGCTGATCTCCAAGGACGTGACGATCCGCGAGATGCACCACCGGGTCAAGAACAACCTCCAGACCATCTCCTCGCTGTTGCGGCTCCAGGCCCGGCGGCTGGAGTCGGCCGAGGCCCGCCAGGCCATCGAGGACGCGGTGGCCCGCATCCGTTCGATCGCCCTCGTGCACGAGACCCTCTCGTCCACCACCGGAGCCAGCCAGGAGGTCGACTTCGACGAGATCGTCCGACCCCTCGTGCGCCTCGTGGAGGAGGGCCTGCTCTCGCCCGACCGCCACGTGCGCATGATCGTGGAGGGCGAGGCCGGGGCGTTGCGGGCCGAGGTCGCCACCCCGTTGGCCGTGGTGCTGACCGAGTTGCTCCAGAACGCCGTGCGCCACGGGTTCCCCGAGGACCGCTCCCAGGGGACGGTCAGGGTTTGCCTCGACCATGACGCCAGCCGGGTCAGCCTCAAGGTGGTGGACGACGGGGTGGGCCTGGGCGGTGACGGCCGTGGCGGGGCTGACCTGATGGCCGAGATCGACGGTTCCACCAGCCTGGGGCTGACCATCGTGCGTACCCTCGTCAACGAGCTGGGCGGCACCCTCACGGCCAGCAGCGACAACGGCACGACGTTCGAGTTGGCCATCCCCCTGGCCGTGGCCCGCGGTCAGCCCTCCTAACGCCGCCAACCGGTGTGCCAAACGCGCCAGAAATGGCGCGTTCCCGACACCGGTCCGGAGAGGGGGGAGCTCAGCGGGTCAGGAAGCCCGGCGACGGCGGGCCAGCCACGCCTTACGCAGCTTGCGGCGCTCCTCCTCGGAGGTGGCGCCCCATACCCCGGCCTCCTGGTTGGTGGCCAAGGCGAACTCGAGGCACTGGGCCTGGGCGTCGCACGCCCGGCACACGGCCTTGGCTGCTTCGATCTGGTCGATCGCCGGCCCGGTTGTCCCGATAGGAAAGAACAGGTCGGGGTCGGTGTCGCGGCAGGCAGCCCGGTGGCGCCAGTCGTCGACGTCCCAGTCGTAGGTGCGGCTCCAAGTCAGGGCCACGGTTCCCTCCCACGAGTCAAGCTTGCCTGTGAAGACCTGATTGTGAAAACATTCACAAAGTTAGACCCGCAAACCTGATCGGGGCGCTGCGGGGTTCCAAGCTCAAGATTACCCGCGCCCCGCTCACTGCTGCAAGCGGTATGTGTACAAATTCTCTATTCCGGCCTTCACCCTGTGTGTTCAGGGTGCCACGAGCAGGAGCCGGTCGGGCTCCCAGGTGAAGGACAGCTCCTGAGCCTCGCCCAGGTAGTCCCCGTCGGCCTGGTAGGGCACACCCGTGCGGCCCGGGGCGGCGGTGACGGTGACCGCCTTCAGCTCGGGCCGGTAGTCGACGTGGGGGCTGGTGCGCAGCTTGCGCCCCTTGGCCATGGTGGCCCCCAGCAGGGGGAGGAACTTGAACAGCTTGATCGTGCGCAGGGTCACGAGCACGAGGGGGGCGTCGAGGGCGGCGTGCTCGGGGGCCACCTGCAGGGCCCGGGCGCCCAGGTAGGTATAGGGGTTGGAGTTGAGGCAGATGGCGAAGTAACCGTCGTCGAGGACCGGGGCGCCGTCGCTGCCGACCACGGCCAGGTGGGGGTTGCGCCGGTCGTAGCCGCGCGACCAGGTGGCCAGGGCGGCGTAGACGAACACCGCCTGGCCGATCTTGCGCTTGAGCTCGGGCTTCTTCTCGACCTTGGCCACCACCGCGGCGTCGTAGCCGATGCCGACGTGGAACAGGAAGTAGCGGCCGTTGACCAGTCCCAGCCCGATCTGGCGGGGAGGGAGGTCGAGGGCGTCGAGCAACTGGGGAGCCGCCTTCTTGACCTTGCGGGCGAACCCGACCGTCCGGCAGAAGACGTTTGTCGACCCCCCGGGCAAGGGGGCCAGGGCCGTGCCCGTGCCGGCCAGGCCGTTGGCCGCCTCGTTGAGGGTGCCGTCGCCGCCCAGCACGACGACGACCTCGGCCCCCTGCTGGGCCGCCTGGCGGGCCAGCTCGGTGGCGTGGCCCCGGCGGGCCGTCTCCACGACGGTGAGCTCGTGGCGCTGGCCCAGCACCTGCTCGACCACCGCCCGGCGCTTGGGCTTGTAGGCCGAGGCCATGGGGTTGACGATCAGCGTCAGCTTCACGTGCTCACGCGCCTTTCCGGTCGGTGGGCGGCCCTGCGGGGGCCGGGTTTCATAGGGACCCCGCCGAGTCTTCGCGTAGCTGGGCCAGGCTGCGGGCCAGCAGCCGCGACACGTGCATCTGGCTGATGCCCAGGCGGCTGGCGATCTCGGACTGGGTCAGCCCTTGGAAGAAACGCAGGTGGAGGATCATCTGCTCGCGGGGAGCGAAGCGCTCGATGAGCGGGGACAAGGCGGCCCGGTGCTCGCTGTTGACGAGGTTGGGGTCCTCGGCCCCGAGCTGGTGCGACAGGGCGCTCTCGTCCTCGCCCCCCGCGGGCGCGTCGAGGGACGTGAACCGGTAGGCATGGCCCGCTTCTATGGCCTCGACCACTTCTTCCTCGGAGACCTTGGCGGCGTCGGCGATCTCGGGGATCGTGGGCGACCGCCCCATCTCCTGGGAGAGGGTGCTGATCACGCTGCCCAGGCGCAGGTGCAGCTCCTGGACACGGCGAGGCACCCGCACGGCCCAGCCTTTGTCCCGGAAGTGGCGCTTGAGCTCGCCCACGATGGTCGGGGTGGCGTAGGTGGAGAACTCCAGGCCCCGGCCCGGGTCGAAGCGGTCGACGGCCTTGAGCAATCCCAGGGCCGCGACCTGCATGAGGTCGTCGAGCGGTTCGCCCCGGTTGGTGAAGCGGCGGGCCAGGTACTCGGCCAGGCCCATGTGGGCGGTGACCAGCTCGTCGCGCAGGGTGCGGTCGCGCGACTCTGCGTAGGCCTCGAACTTGCGGCGGAGCTCCTCGCGACCGTCGGGCCCCATCGACACCGCTCAGCCCCCCCGGCGGCGCTTGACGAGCCGGAAGGTCGGGCCCTCGAGACCGGGCTCGAGATGGCACTCGTCGGTCACGGCCCCCAGTATCTGCATCGACATCGGTGAAAGCAGCGGCTCGTGGTGGGCGCCGTCGGTGAATTGGCCCTCGCCCTCGACGGCCAGCCCGTCGGGCAGGACCTGGTAGCGGACGGTGATCGTTCCCTCCCGGCCCTCGGGGCCGACCAAGGAGAAGCACAGCTCGTCGATGGCGATACGAAGGTCGTCGACCTCGTCGAAGGTGAACCCCAACCGGCTGGCCACGCCCGCGGCGAGTATGCGCGTCATCCTCAGGTACTCGGGCTGGGCCGGCACCGCCAGGCGTACTTCTCCCCCGTTCACGGTCATCCGACCGTAGTCGCTGGCAGGCTGTGGCCGGACGTTGGCCGCGGACTGGAGCGGGGCCCACCCCGGCCCGGTGCTGCTAGGGGGTCGAGGGGGGGCCGAGGTCGTCGAGGGCGGCGGCCAGCAGGTCGGCGGCCGAGTAGCGCCCCTCGGCGCCGGCCTCGCCCGGCGGGCTGGGGCTGCACGACCAGCCCGTGACCGCGAAGCCCTCGCCCGCCCGGCTGACGGCCACCGAGAGCTCGGCCGCCGGCCCGGTGGCCGCCAGGGCGGGGCCCAGGGCGGCCAGGAGCCAGCCAGCCAGAAAGGCCCGCACGGCTGCCGGGTCGACACCCGGTGCCAGCCAGAACCGGGGGACCAGTCCCTCGGGCCGGCTGGTGACGGCGTAGGTGGCGGCATCGGCCTCGGCCCAGCCCGGGCGCGCCCACTCGCCCGGCGCCCGGGTGAACCCCTCGATCGCTCTCACCGACTCCCCGGCGGCCCCGACGACGGCCTGCCACAGCCGTTCCGACCCGGGCAGCATCGGGCCCCGCAGCACCTCGACTTGGAGCCGGGCGTAGAGGTCGCGCACCCGGGCGGCCAGCGCAGGCTCCTCGAGGCGGACGGTCAGCATGTCGCCCTCGGCCTCCAGGCTGGTGTTGAGCGCCCCCCAGGAGACCGCGGTGTGGTCGGACGTGCCGGCAGTGCCCAGCTCGGCCACCTTGGCCTCCACGGCGTCGCGGGTGACCCCTAGCTCGGCCAGCGCCCGGGCGGCCAGGCTCTGGTCGTCGTCGAGCAGGCCCAGCAGGTAGTGGTGGGAGGCGACGGGCGCCCCCGCGGCCCGGACCGTGGCCCGCTCGGCGACCTGGGCCGCCCCCGGGGTCATGGCCGCCATCGACGCCGCCGGCCGGCGCCAACTGGGGCGCCACCCGGGCCGGCCGGTGGGCGCGGGCAGGCGGGTGGCGACCTCCTGGCGCAGGGCCGCCAGGTCGGCTCCTTGCCCGGCCAGCACCTCGGCGGCCAGCCCTTCGCCCTCGCGCACGAGCCCG
This is a stretch of genomic DNA from Actinomycetota bacterium. It encodes these proteins:
- a CDS encoding histidine kinase N-terminal domain-containing protein — translated: MASFSELIRLTGLDEAAAAHVERLVVSWGFLADLCFADLLLFVPVAPVGDAPGQFVVVGQMRPTTSQTLYRDDQVGRLVGPGERPDVTRAWGLGQIIDDEVRLGEVASVQCIPVRWKDQLVGILTRESAPSVGRRPGELERVYVEIFDRFARMIAAGEYPFEADDTGSNEAPRVGDGVARLDATGRVDYASPNFVSALHRMGLHGNARDARLAEVGMDESAVRAAFAIGLPITEEIERNDVVLLVRCIPLLERGRVAGAVVAVRDVSDLRRRDRLLISKDVTIREMHHRVKNNLQTISSLLRLQARRLESAEARQAIEDAVARIRSIALVHETLSSTTGASQEVDFDEIVRPLVRLVEEGLLSPDRHVRMIVEGEAGALRAEVATPLAVVLTELLQNAVRHGFPEDRSQGTVRVCLDHDASRVSLKVVDDGVGLGGDGRGGADLMAEIDGSTSLGLTIVRTLVNELGGTLTASSDNGTTFELAIPLAVARGQPS
- a CDS encoding WhiB family transcriptional regulator — protein: MALTWSRTYDWDVDDWRHRAACRDTDPDLFFPIGTTGPAIDQIEAAKAVCRACDAQAQCLEFALATNQEAGVWGATSEEERRKLRKAWLARRRRAS
- a CDS encoding diacylglycerol kinase family protein, with the translated sequence MKLTLIVNPMASAYKPKRRAVVEQVLGQRHELTVVETARRGHATELARQAAQQGAEVVVVLGGDGTLNEAANGLAGTGTALAPLPGGSTNVFCRTVGFARKVKKAAPQLLDALDLPPRQIGLGLVNGRYFLFHVGIGYDAAVVAKVEKKPELKRKIGQAVFVYAALATWSRGYDRRNPHLAVVGSDGAPVLDDGYFAICLNSNPYTYLGARALQVAPEHAALDAPLVLVTLRTIKLFKFLPLLGATMAKGRKLRTSPHVDYRPELKAVTVTAAPGRTGVPYQADGDYLGEAQELSFTWEPDRLLLVAP
- a CDS encoding SigB/SigF/SigG family RNA polymerase sigma factor, translating into MGPDGREELRRKFEAYAESRDRTLRDELVTAHMGLAEYLARRFTNRGEPLDDLMQVAALGLLKAVDRFDPGRGLEFSTYATPTIVGELKRHFRDKGWAVRVPRRVQELHLRLGSVISTLSQEMGRSPTIPEIADAAKVSEEEVVEAIEAGHAYRFTSLDAPAGGEDESALSHQLGAEDPNLVNSEHRAALSPLIERFAPREQMILHLRFFQGLTQSEIASRLGISQMHVSRLLARSLAQLREDSAGSL
- a CDS encoding Clp protease N-terminal domain-containing protein; the protein is MFERFTPEARATVVLAQEQARGLGHNYIGTEHVLLGLLAAPGSPAASTLAAVGVDAPAVRAALLAAAGRGESHPTCHIPFTPRAKKVLELSLREALALRHRHIGAEHILLGLVREGEGLAAEVLAGQGADLAALRQEVATRLPAPTGRPGWRPSWRRPAASMAAMTPGAAQVAERATVRAAGAPVASHHYLLGLLDDDQSLAARALAELGVTRDAVEAKVAELGTAGTSDHTAVSWGALNTSLEAEGDMLTVRLEEPALAARVRDLYARLQVEVLRGPMLPGSERLWQAVVGAAGESVRAIEGFTRAPGEWARPGWAEADAATYAVTSRPEGLVPRFWLAPGVDPAAVRAFLAGWLLAALGPALAATGPAAELSVAVSRAGEGFAVTGWSCSPSPPGEAGAEGRYSAADLLAAALDDLGPPSTP